From Falco cherrug isolate bFalChe1 chromosome 4, bFalChe1.pri, whole genome shotgun sequence, one genomic window encodes:
- the SGO1 gene encoding shugoshin 1 — protein sequence MAEYLKKTFEDSLTEIKERMKEKRNQKWIKLGKTSQISTVKCKVTTNSSKQMKSIQANNRALAQALQEEKLKLRDAQATIFHLQKDYCDLQFQMLDLQRNLRHKQAQGLVENRLLALNEVISSVSPDLLGSVDHLGPANNLCSNQSVPSSVLEHSSSVAGQIHSVGPLQCADGDDQALSSGMEAGSDRNELAHSLSEICEESDNATSLITIVPGKGQTSHFQLDNIRSELENVTSSAEGKFSDVLPKSVSTRRRYSKMRNYDELCTSVLDYSEAPGSTTGHSKQDEIRLEGLERCNVENTNLDISQLNENNVGSELVLRRTNSETAQFNFNNNSDLKHSLCKSREGSQVRKKKHQKGKPEWPIKISRQRPKKGQDKEASKEKLDFLGGTSDAYDFNFEESVHVTPFRQNKVNDTDTDVDDKEDLSETNTTELSDVEDDSNDSLYEPYKSKSKKRKSSVDKDTSPVHTRPRSKRLLAQHEQKLHNEKETESNKLSDKSMGQPSEPSRGHLSDVTNTTLLLPSTGNTTTHPEGEQPRSPKRKRSCTLAVNYKEPSIAAKLRRGDPFTDINFLNSPIFKQKKDNKCRSLKKKCLLKYNEKFVGCH from the exons ATGGCAgaatacttgaaaaaaaccttcGAAGACAGcctgactgaaataaaagaacgaatgaaagagaaaagaaatcagaaatggaTAAAGTTGGGTAAAACTAGCCAGATCTCCACCGTAAAGTGCAAAGTAACAA CCAACAGCTCCAAGCAAATGAAGAGCATCCAAGCAAACAACAGAGCTCTAGCGCAGGctttgcaagaagaaaagctcaAACTGAGGGATGCCCAGGCtaccatttttcatttacagaaagaCTATTGTGATCTGCAGTTCCAGATGCTTGATTTGCAAAGAAATCTTAGGCACAAGCAAGCACAAGGACTTGTTGAG AATCGACTGTTGGCCTTGAATGAGGTAATTTCAAGTGTTTCTCCGGATTTACTGGGCTCAGTTGATCACCTTGGTCCAGCAAATAATTTGTGTTCT AATCAGAGTGTGCCTTCTTCAGTTCTTGAACATAGTTCCAGTGTTGCAGGACAAATACATTCAGT AGGACCTCTACAGTGTGCTGATGGAGATGATCAAGCACTTTCAAGTGGGATGGAGGCTGGTAGTGATAGAAATGAGCTGGCTCATTCCCTGTCAGAGATCTGTGAGGAATCTGATAATGCCACTTCCTTAATCACAATAGTTCCAGGCAAAG GACAAACATCTCACTTTCAACTGGACAACATAAGGTCAGAGCTGGAAAATGTTACTTCAAGTGCAGAGGGTAAATTCAGTGATGTGTTACCAAAAAGTGTGTCTACCAGACGTCGCTATTCAAAGATGAGAAATTATGATGAACTTTGCACCAGTGTCTTGGACTATTCAGAAGCACCTGGTTCAACAACAGGGCATTCTAAACAGGATGAAATTAGACTTGAAGGTCTAGAGAGGTGTAATGTAGAAAACACAAATCTGGATATTTCTCAGCTGAATGAAAACAATGTGGGCTCAGAGCTGGTGTTGAGGCGGACAAATTCTGAAACTGCACAGTTCAACTTTAACAATAATTCTGATCTTAAACATTCTCTGTGTAAAAGCAGAGAAGGCTCTCaagtaaggaaaaagaagcatcaGAAGGGAAAACCGGAATGGCCTATAAAGATTTCCAGacaaagaccaaaaaaaggACAGGATAAAGAGGCTTCCAAAGAAAAGCTGGATTTCTTGGGGGGCACCAGTGATGCTTATGACTTTAATTTTGAAGAGAGTGTCCATGTTACACCTTTTCGACAAAATAAGGTGAATGACACAGACACTGATGTGGATGACAAAGAAGACTTATCTGAAACTAATACCACTGAGTTGAGTGATGTTGAAGACGATTCAAATGATAGCCTTTATGAGCCTTACAAGAGTAAATcgaaaaaaaggaagagttcaGTGGACAAAGATACATCACCAGTCCATACTAGGCCAAGGTCTAAAAGACTTTTGGCACAGCATGAGCAGAAACTCCATAATGAAAAAGAGACTGAAAGCAATAAATTAAGTGACAAGTCTATGG GGCAGCCTTCTGAGCCGTCTCGTGGTCATCTTTCTGATGTTACCAATACCACTTTGTTGCTCCCCAGCACTGGGAACACAACTACTCACCCAGAAGGTGAACAACCACGATCTCCAAAACGCAAGCGAAGCTGTACTCTTGCTGTGAACTATAAAGAACCAAGTATTGCAGC gaaaCTCAGGAGAGGAGATCCATTTACAGATATAAATTTCCTGAATTCTCCaattttcaagcagaaaaaagataataaatgccgttctcttaagaaaaaatgtctgtTGAAATACAATGAGAAATTTGTTGGTTGTCATTGA